A window of the Oncorhynchus keta strain PuntledgeMale-10-30-2019 chromosome 21, Oket_V2, whole genome shotgun sequence genome harbors these coding sequences:
- the LOC118379157 gene encoding sodium- and chloride-dependent taurine transporter-like translates to MAQKEKLQCLKDFHKDTLKPSPGKSPGTRPEDEAEGKPVQREKWNSKLDFILSVAGGFVGLGNVWRFPYLCYKNGGGAFLIPYFIFLFGGGLPVFFLEVALGQYTSEGGITCWEKLCPIFTGIGYASIVIVSLLNIYYIVILAWGLYYLFQCFQPELPWAKCKNSWNTDRCVEDTIRKNKTLMLATNITNFTSPVTEFWERNVLSISSGIDEIGEVKWDLALCLLGVWVICFFCIWKGVKSTGKVVYVTATFPFVMLIILLIRGVTLPGASEGIKFYLYPDLQRLKDPEVWIDAGTQIFFSYAICLGAMTSLGSYNKYKYNCYRDCLLLGGLNSGTSFVSGFAIFSVLGFMAQEQGVDIADVAESGPGLAFIAYPKAVSMMPLPTFWAILFFIMLLLLGLDSQFVEVEGQITSLVDLYPSFLRKGYRRELFIATVCSISYLLGLTMVTRGGMYVFQLFDYYAASGVCLLWVAFFECIAVAWVYGVDNFYDAIEDMIGYRPNAWMKWSWSFITPLLCVGCFVFSLVKYKPLTYNKVYEYPDWSIGVGWTLALASMICIPMVVVIKIIQSDGPLIERIKAVAAPLGGASSRPVDHRPKGMSAELAYPLDPNGNNGLIKPTHTIVETMM, encoded by the exons ATGGCACAGAAAGAGAAGCTCCAGTGTCTGAAGGACTTCCATAAGGACACGCTGAAGCCTTCCCCGGGGAAGAGCCCTGGCACCCGGCCCGAGGACGAGGCAGAGGGGAAGCCCGTCCAGAGGGAGAAGTGGAACTCCAAGCTTGACTTTATCCTGTCCGTCGCTGGGGGCTTCGTGGGTTTAGGGAACGTCTGGCGTTTCCCATACCTCTGCTATAAGAATGGCGGAG gtgCATTTCTCATCCCGTACTTCATCTTCCTCTTTGGCGGAGGTCTCCCTGTGTTTTTCCTGGAGGTGGCCCTCGGACAGTACACCTCCGAGGGTGGAATCACCTGCTGGGAAAAGCTTTGCCCCATCTTTACTG GTATCGGCTACGCTTCGATTGTGATCGTGTCCCTCCTGAACATCTACTACATAGTGATTCTGGCCTGGGGTTTGTACTACCTGTTCCAGTGCTTCCAGCCGGAGCTGCCCTGGGCCAAGTGTAAGAACTCCTGGAACACAGACCGCTGTGTGGAGGACACCATCCGTAAGAACAAGACCCTGATGCTGGCCACTAACATCACCAACTTCACCTCGCCTGTCACTGAGTTCTGGGA ACGTAACGTCCTTAGCATCTCCAGTGGCATCGATGAAATCGGAGAGGTCAAGTGGGACCTTGCTCTGTGTCTGCTGGGGGTCTGGGTCATCTGTTTCTTCTGTATCTGGAAGGGAGTCAAATCCACTGGGAAG GTTGTGTACGTCACTGCTACCTTCCCCTTCGTCATGCTGATCATTCTGTTGATCCGCGGCGTCACTCTGCCAGGAGCATCTGAAGGAATCAAGTTCTACCTGTACCCAGACCTGCAACGTCTCAAAGACCCTGAG GTTTGGATCGATGCAGGCACTCAGATCTTCTTCTCCTATGCCATCTGTCTGGGAGCTATGACGTCACTGGGGAGCtacaacaaatacaaatacaactgCTATAG GGACTGTTTGCTGCTGGGAGGCCTCAACAGCGGTACCAGTTTTGTGTCTGGCTTCGCAATATTTTCCGTCCTGGGCTTCATGGCACAAGAGCAAGGGGTGGACATTGCCGATGTGGCAGAGTCAG GTCCTGGCTTGGCCTTCATTGCCTATCCTAAAGCTGTGTCTATGATGCCGCTGCCAACCTTCTGGGCTATTCTCTTCTTCATCATGCTTCTGCTACTGGGTCTCGACAGTCAG TTTGTGGAAGTGGAAGGACAGATCACCTCCTTGGTGGATCTGTATCCCTCCTTCCTAAGGAAGGGTTACCGTCGGGAACTTTTTATAGCAACAGTGTGCTCCATAAGCTATCTTCTGGGACTTACCATGGTTACTAGG ggTGGCATGTATGTATTTCAGCTCTTTGACTACTATGCAGCCAGCGGTGTGTGCCTTTTGTGGGTTGCATTCTTTGAATGTATTGCTGTAGCCTGGGTTTATG gCGTTGATAATTTCTATGATGCGATTGAAGACATGATTGGCTACAGACCAAATGCCTGGATGAAATGGAGCTGGTCTTTTATCACACCTCTTCTTTGTGTG gGTTGCTTTGtcttctccttggtcaaataCAAACCTTTGACTTACAACAAGGTCTACGAGTACCCCGACTGGTCCATCGGTGTGGGTTGGACTCTGGCCCTGGCTTCTATGATCTGTATTCCTATGGTGGTGGTCATCAAGATCATCCAGTCCGATGGACCACTCATAGAG AGAATCAAGGCTGTGGCAGCTCCGCTGGGAGGTGCTAGCTCCCGTCCAGTCGACCACCGTCCCAAGGGCATGTCCGCCGAGCTGGCCTACCCCCTGGACCCTAACGGGAACAACGGCCTGATCAAGCCCACCCACACTATTGTAGAAACTATGATGTGA